A part of Mustela erminea isolate mMusErm1 chromosome 9, mMusErm1.Pri, whole genome shotgun sequence genomic DNA contains:
- the LOC116598141 gene encoding olfactory receptor 51L1-like, which yields MANINSSNTLSSTFYLTGIPGYEEFHHWISIPFCVLYLVGIMGNCTILHIVRTDPRLHEPMYYFLAMLSLTDMGMSMPTMISLFRVLWSISREIQFNICVVQMFLIHTFSFTESSVLLAMAFDRYVAICHPLRYATILTPRLIAKIGIAALLRSAFAMIPLLARLAFFPFCHSHTLSHSYCLHQDMIRLACADTKFNVIYGLVLITVLWGMDSLGIFVSYMYILQSILRIASREGRLKALNTCASHICAVLILYVPMIGLSIVHRFAKHSSPLIHIFMAHVYLLVPPVLNPIIYSVKTKQIRQGVLHILFPTKVSSTVM from the coding sequence ATGGCAAACATAAACTCCAGTAATACCTTGTCCTCCACATTCTATCTCACAGGTATCCCCGGCTATGAGGAATTTCACCACTGGATATCCATCCCATTCTGCGTCCTCTACCTTGTTGGAATAATGGGCAACTGCACCATCCTGCATATTGTTCGGACGGACCCCAGGCTCCACGAGCCCATGTACTACTTCCTGGCCATGCTCTCCCTCACTGACATGGGCATGTCCATGCCCACAATGATATCACTCTTCAGGGTGTTGTGGTCCATTTCCAGGGAAATCCAGTTCAATATCTGTGTGGTCCAAATGTTTCTTATTCACACTTTCTCCTTCACAGAATCATCTGTGCTCTTGGCCATGGCCTTTGACCGCTATGTGGCTATCTGCCACCCTCTACGATATGCTACCATTCTCACACCAAGACTTATTGCTAAAATTGGAATTGCAGCTCTGCTTAGGAGTGCCTTTGCCATGATTCCACTTCTGGCCCGGCtggccttctttcctttctgccacTCCCACACCCTTTCTCATTCCTATTGTCTACACCAGGACATGATTCGCCTTGCCTGTGCTGACACCAAGTTTAATGTTATATATGGATTGGTTTTGATCACTGTGCTGTGGGGCATGGACTCTCTGGGTATTTTTGTGTCTTATATGTACATCCTTCAGTCAATATTAAGAATTGCATCACGTGAAGGGAGGCTTAAGGCTCTTAACACATGTGCATCCCACATCTGTGCTGTACTCATCTTATATGTGCCTATGATTGGGCTCTCTATCGTCCATCGTTTTGCCAAACACTCCTCCCCACTCATCCATATCTTCATGGCTCACGTCTACTTATTGGTCCCACCTGTGCTCAATCCAATCATCTATAGTGTGAAGACCAAACAGATCCGCCAAGGAGTCCTCCATATACTTTTCCCCACAAAAGTCAGTTCTACTGTGATGTAG
- the LOC116599776 gene encoding olfactory receptor 51G2-like has product MVFFNGSTYRPFLLSGFPGLEDSHPVISILFCALYLIALMGNITILVVIRVEQSLHAPMYLFLSMLAATDLGLCAATLPTLLKLFWLNVREIDFDACLIQMFFIHVFSLMESGILLTMAFDRYVAISNPLRYTTILTDSTIAKIGVGLLLRAVVVIFPGPFLIKRLRFCKANVLSHSYCLHPDIIKLSCSDHRINSIYGLIIILITFGVDSVLILLSYVKILITVLSIASQEEQFKALNTCVSHICAVLLVYVPMMGVSIIHRFGKHVPPLVHIIMGYVYLLIPPVLNPVVYCVKTQEIRTRILGNLLRL; this is encoded by the coding sequence ATGGTCTTTTTCAATGGTAGTACCTACAGACCCTTTCTGCTGAGTGGTTTCCCTGGTCTGGAAGACTCACATCCAGTGATTTCCATCTTGTTTTGTGCCCTCTACCTGATTGCCCTAATGGGGAACATCACCATCTTGGTGGTTATTCGGGTAGAACAGTCACTTCATGCACCCATGTACCTTTTTCTCTCCATGTTGGCTGCTACAGACCTGGGACTCTGTGCTGCCACCCTGCCCACACTACTCAAACTTTTCTGGCTTAATGTTCGTGAAATAGACTTTGATGCCTGCCTCATCCAGATGTTCTTCATTCATGTGTTTTCCCTAATGGAGTCAGGCATCCTCCTCACCATGGCTtttgaccgctatgtggccatctccAACCCACTGAGGTACACTACTATTTTGACTGATTCCACCATCGCCAAGATAGGTGTAGGGCTTCTGCTACGGGCTGTGGTTGTCATCTTTCCAGGACCCTTTCTCATTAAGCGACTCAGGTTTTGTAAGGCTAATGTGCTTTCCCACTCCTACTGCCTGCATCCGGATATCATTAAGCTCTCCTGTTCTGACCACCGAATAAATAGCATCTATGGCCTCATCATCATTCTCATCACCTTTGGAGTAGACTCTGTACTCATTCTCCTCTCTTATGTGAAGATTCTGATCACTGTGCTAAGCATTGCCTCCCAGGAAGAACAATTCAAGGCCCTTAACACTTGTGTCTCCCACATTTGTGCTGTGCTGCTGGTCTATGTCCCTATGATGGGGGTATCCATTATCCATCGCTTTGGGAAACATGTTCCACCCCTGGTGCACATTATTATGGGTTATGTATACCTGCTGATTCCTCCTGTTCTCAACCCTGTTGTATACTGTGTTAAAACCCAGGAGATACGCACCCGTATTCTGGGTAATCTCTTAAGATTATAG
- the LOC116599777 gene encoding olfactory receptor 51G1-like, which produces MATWDTLLTGSNSSTKQFVSFYLTGIPGYENVNHFISIPFCVCYLIGIVGNCIILHIIHTDKSLHEPMYYFLAMLSLTDMGMSFSTLPTVLKILWFDAREIEVNACVAQMYFIHTFSLMESAVLLAMAFDRYVAICDPLRYCSKLTPQRIIYIGVFIIIRCSTVLPVILVRIPTFPFCHSHVLSHSFCLHQEVIQLACADISFNILYGLFVVAFYWGVDSLGILLSYAFILHSVLGIASQRGKLKALNTCASHICAVLVLYVPMIGLSLVHRFAKHSSPIVHITMANIYLLVPPVLNPVIYSIKTKQIRQGFLRILAPKRVGLAHN; this is translated from the coding sequence ATGGCTACTTGGGACACCCTTTTAACCGGTTCTAACTCCAGTACTAAACAGTTTGTTTCATTCTACCTCACTGGGATTCCTGGCTATGAGAATGTTAATCACTTTATTTCCATCCCTTTTTGTGTGTGCTACCTGATTGGGATAGTGGGCAACTGTATAATCCTTCACATCATCCACACAGATAAGAGTCTCCACGAGCCCATGTACTATTTCCTGGCCATGCTGTCCCTCACTGACATGGGCATGTCATTCTCCACCTTGCCCACAGTATTAAAAATCTTATGGTTTGATGCTAGGGAGATTGAGGTGAATGCTTGTGTGGCACAGATGTATTTTATTCATACATTTTCTCTGATGGAGTCAGCTGTGCTTCTAGCCATGGCTTTTGACCGGTATGTTGCCATTTGTGATCCTTTGAGGTACTGCAGCAAACTCACTCCACAACGCATTATCTATATAGGGGTCTTCATTATAATCAGATGCTCCACTGTCCTCCCTGTTATTCTTGTTCGTATTCCCACATTTCCCTTCTGTCACTCCCATgttctctcccactctttctgctTACATCAAGAAGTCATCCAGTTGGCCTGTGCTGACATCTCTTTCAACATTCTATATGGCTTGTTTGTTGTTGCATTTTATTGGGGTGTAGATTCTCTAGGGATCTTGTTATCTTATGCTTTCATCCTCCATTCTGTGCTAGGCATTGCATCCCAGAGAGGGAAGCTCAAAGCCCTCAATACGTGTGCTTCCCACATTTGTGCTGTGCTCGTTCTGTATGTGCCCATGATAGGGCTATCCTTAGTGCATCGCTTTGCAAAACACTCCTCTCCCATTGTCCACATAACCATGGCCAATATTTACCTGTTAGTTCCACCAGTACTTAACCCAGTCATTTATAGCATCAAGACAAAGCAGATTCGCCAAGGCTTCCTAAGGATATTAGCGCCCAAAAGGGTTGGACTTGCTCACAATTAG